In Helicobacter pylori, a single genomic region encodes these proteins:
- a CDS encoding glucokinase — MPKTETYPRLLADIGGTNARFGLEVAPRQIECVEVLRCEDFESLSDAVRFYLSKCKESLELHPIYGSFAVATPIMGDFVQMTNNHWTFSIETTRQCLNLKKLLVINDFVAQAYAISAMQENDLAQIGGIKCEINAPKAILGPGTGLGVSTLIQNSDGSLKVLPGEGGHVSFAPFDDLEILVWQYARSKFNHVSAERFLSGSGLVLIYEALSKRKGLEKVAKLSKAELTPQIISERALNGDYPICRLTLDTFCSMLGTLAADVALTLGARGGVYLCGGIIPRFIDYFKTSPFRARFETKGRMGAFLASIPVHVVMKKTPGLDGAGIALENYLLHDKI, encoded by the coding sequence ATGCCAAAAACTGAAACTTATCCAAGACTATTAGCCGATATTGGCGGCACGAACGCGCGCTTTGGTTTGGAAGTCGCCCCACGACAGATTGAATGCGTTGAAGTCTTGCGGTGCGAAGATTTTGAGAGCTTGAGCGATGCGGTGCGGTTTTACCTTTCTAAATGCAAAGAAAGCCTTGAACTGCACCCTATTTATGGCTCTTTTGCTGTGGCTACGCCCATTATGGGGGATTTTGTCCAAATGACGAACAACCACTGGACTTTTTCTATTGAAACGACACGGCAATGTTTGAATTTAAAAAAATTGCTTGTCATCAATGATTTTGTCGCGCAAGCCTATGCCATTAGCGCGATGCAAGAAAACGATCTAGCTCAAATAGGCGGGATTAAATGCGAAATCAACGCTCCTAAAGCGATTTTAGGGCCAGGAACCGGGCTTGGGGTAAGCACTCTTATCCAAAACAGCGATGGCTCTTTGAAAGTCTTGCCCGGTGAAGGAGGGCATGTGAGCTTTGCCCCTTTTGATGATTTAGAAATTTTAGTGTGGCAATACGCCCGCTCTAAATTCAACCATGTGAGCGCGGAAAGGTTTTTGAGTGGGAGCGGTTTGGTGTTGATTTATGAAGCCCTGTCTAAACGCAAAGGCTTAGAAAAAGTGGCGAAGTTAAGCAAGGCTGAATTAACCCCACAAATCATTAGCGAACGTGCTTTGAATGGGGATTACCCTATATGCCGATTGACCTTGGACACTTTTTGCTCCATGCTTGGCACGCTCGCTGCTGATGTGGCTCTCACTTTGGGGGCTAGAGGGGGCGTGTATTTGTGTGGGGGGATTATCCCACGATTCATTGATTATTTTAAAACTTCGCCCTTTAGAGCGCGCTTTGAAACGAAAGGGCGCATGGGAGCGTTTCTCGCTTCTATCCCAGTGCATGTCGTGATGAAAAAAACTCCCGGACTTGATGGGGCAGGCATTGCGTTAGAGAATTATTTACTGCATGATAAGATATAG
- a CDS encoding SDR family oxidoreductase — translation MAHILVSGATSGFGLEIAKAFLQKNHVVFGTGRRKENLQELQLAYPKRFIPLCFDLQNKLETKRALEAIFSMTDRIDALINNAGLALGLNKAYECELNDWEIMIDTNIKGLLYLTRLILPSMIEHNHGTIINLGSIAGTYPYPGGNVYGASKAFVKQFSLNLRADLAGTNIRVSNVEPGLCGETEFSMVRFKGDKIKAQSVYENTLYLKPQDIANIVLWIYEQPLHVNINRIEIMPTSQTFAPLPTHKNP, via the coding sequence ATGGCGCACATTCTAGTTAGCGGGGCGACTTCAGGGTTTGGGTTAGAAATCGCTAAGGCGTTTTTACAAAAAAACCATGTGGTTTTTGGCACAGGGAGGCGAAAAGAGAATTTGCAAGAATTGCAGCTCGCTTACCCCAAGCGTTTCATTCCCTTGTGTTTTGATCTTCAAAACAAGCTTGAAACTAAGCGAGCACTAGAGGCTATTTTTTCCATGACGGATCGCATTGACGCTTTAATCAATAACGCCGGCTTAGCGCTAGGCTTAAACAAGGCTTATGAATGCGAGTTAAACGACTGGGAAATCATGATAGACACGAATATCAAGGGGTTGTTGTATCTCACCCGCTTGATCTTGCCCTCTATGATAGAGCATAACCATGGGACTATTATCAATCTTGGCTCTATCGCTGGCACTTACCCCTATCCTGGCGGGAATGTCTATGGAGCGAGCAAGGCGTTTGTGAAACAATTTTCTTTAAATTTGCGAGCGGATTTGGCTGGCACTAACATTAGAGTGAGTAATGTTGAACCCGGTTTGTGCGGCGAAACCGAATTCAGCATGGTGCGTTTTAAGGGCGATAAAATCAAAGCCCAATCCGTCTATGAAAACACCCTTTACCTCAAACCACAAGATATTGCTAACATCGTGCTATGGATTTATGAACAACCCTTGCATGTCAATATCAACCGCATAGAAATCATGCCCACAAGCCAAACTTTCGCTCCCCTACCCACCCATAAAAACCCTTAA
- the galE gene encoding UDP-glucose 4-epimerase GalE has translation MALLFTGACGYIGSHTARAFLEKTTENIIIIDDLSTGFLEHIKALERYYPNRVVFIQANLNETHKLDAFLNNQQLKDPIEAVLHFGAKISVEESTRLPLEYYTNNTLNTLELVKLCLKHAIKRFIFSSTAVVYGESNSSLNEESPLNPINPYGASKMMSERILLDASKVADFKCVILRYFNVAGACMHNDYTTPYTLGQRTLNATHLIKIACECAVGKRKKMGIFGTNYPTRDGTCIRDYIHVDDLANAHLASYQTLLEKNKSEIYNVGYNQGHSVKEVIEKVKEISNNDFLVEILDKRQGDPASLIANNAKILQNTPFKPLYDNLDTIIKSALDWEEHLLRFQ, from the coding sequence ATGGCATTATTATTCACAGGGGCGTGCGGGTATATAGGCTCGCATACCGCAAGGGCGTTTTTAGAAAAAACCACAGAAAATATCATTATTATAGACGATCTTAGCACCGGTTTTTTAGAGCATATCAAAGCGTTAGAGCGTTACTACCCTAATAGGGTTGTGTTTATTCAAGCGAATTTGAATGAAACCCACAAATTAGACGCCTTTTTGAATAATCAACAGCTAAAAGACCCCATTGAAGCTGTCTTGCATTTTGGGGCTAAAATCTCAGTAGAAGAATCCACGCGCTTGCCTTTAGAATACTACACCAACAACACGCTCAACACTTTAGAGCTTGTCAAACTTTGCTTAAAACATGCAATCAAGCGTTTTATTTTTTCTTCTACGGCCGTGGTTTATGGCGAATCTAATTCAAGCTTGAATGAAGAAAGCCCCTTAAACCCCATTAATCCTTATGGAGCGTCTAAAATGATGAGCGAAAGGATTTTGTTAGACGCTTCTAAAGTAGCGGATTTTAAATGCGTTATCTTGCGCTATTTCAATGTGGCTGGGGCATGCATGCACAATGATTATACCACGCCCTACACGCTAGGCCAACGCACGCTCAACGCCACGCATTTGATCAAAATTGCATGCGAATGCGCGGTGGGTAAAAGGAAAAAAATGGGGATTTTTGGCACCAATTACCCCACTAGAGATGGTACTTGCATTAGGGATTATATCCATGTAGATGATTTGGCTAACGCGCATTTAGCGAGCTATCAAACCCTTTTAGAAAAAAATAAGAGCGAGATCTATAATGTCGGCTACAATCAAGGCCATAGCGTGAAAGAAGTGATAGAAAAGGTCAAAGAAATCTCAAACAACGATTTTTTAGTGGAAATTTTAGACAAACGACAGGGCGATCCAGCAAGTCTTATTGCCAATAACGCTAAAATCTTACAAAACACCCCTTTCAAACCCCTTTATGACAACCTAGACACCATTATCAAAAGCGCTCTAGATTGGGAAGAACACCTTTTAAGATTTCAATAA
- a CDS encoding glucose-6-phosphate dehydrogenase — protein sequence MLDFDLVLFGATGDLAMRKLFVSLYEIYTHYGFKKDSRIIASGRKELSNEEFLALLCEKTQLHSREKGREFLAHISYLRVRLDNPKDFEELSKIATNNKPLIFYFSISPSFFATTAQNLAQNALNHANTRLILEKPLGHDLKTCKEIFQNISAFFKEEQIFRIDHYLGKKGVQNILELRLNNPILNILWDQISAVEICVYETLGVEERGEFYDKIGALRDMVQNHLLQVLSLIATDLPNDLKDLRKEKIKVLKTLQPPKDFKKQVIRAQYQGYRDENKVHKESQTETFVAIKAFLDTPKFKGVPFYLKHAKKMPHNQASVKIHFNAINTLEFFLSQDKITLTLKDHQNPLILETHNKQEFLQPYAKLLYDAIQNNHNNFAHQLELEASWVFIDTLIEGFINNATPLYSYKSHNLNELEFLKPLYQ from the coding sequence ATGTTGGATTTTGATTTGGTTCTTTTTGGCGCGACTGGGGATTTAGCCATGCGAAAGCTCTTTGTTTCGCTCTATGAAATTTATACCCATTATGGTTTTAAAAAAGATTCTAGAATTATCGCATCGGGGCGTAAGGAGCTATCCAATGAAGAGTTTTTAGCGCTCCTTTGTGAAAAAACGCAGTTGCATTCAAGAGAAAAGGGTAGGGAATTTTTAGCCCATATCAGTTATTTGCGCGTCCGTTTGGATAACCCTAAAGACTTTGAAGAATTGAGTAAAATCGCTACAAACAATAAGCCCTTGATTTTCTACTTTTCTATCTCCCCTAGTTTTTTTGCAACGACCGCTCAAAATTTGGCCCAAAACGCGCTCAATCACGCCAACACACGCTTGATTTTAGAAAAACCCTTAGGGCATGATTTAAAGACTTGCAAAGAGATTTTCCAAAACATTAGTGCTTTTTTTAAAGAAGAGCAAATCTTTAGAATCGATCATTATTTAGGGAAAAAGGGCGTTCAAAATATCCTTGAATTGCGCCTGAATAACCCTATCTTAAACATTTTATGGGATCAAATCAGCGCGGTTGAAATCTGCGTGTATGAGACTTTGGGGGTGGAAGAAAGGGGCGAATTTTACGATAAAATCGGGGCTTTAAGAGATATGGTTCAAAACCATCTCTTGCAAGTTTTATCCCTTATCGCTACAGATTTACCCAACGATTTAAAAGACTTGAGGAAAGAAAAAATCAAAGTTTTAAAAACCTTACAACCCCCTAAAGATTTTAAAAAACAGGTTATTCGGGCCCAGTATCAAGGCTATAGAGATGAAAATAAAGTCCATAAAGAGAGCCAGACAGAGACTTTTGTCGCTATTAAAGCCTTTTTGGATACGCCTAAATTTAAAGGCGTGCCTTTCTACCTTAAGCACGCTAAAAAAATGCCCCACAACCAAGCGAGCGTGAAAATCCATTTTAATGCAATCAATACGCTAGAATTTTTCCTCTCTCAAGATAAAATCACCCTTACCCTAAAAGATCATCAAAACCCCCTTATTTTAGAAACCCATAACAAACAAGAATTTTTACAGCCCTACGCTAAATTGCTCTATGATGCGATACAAAATAACCACAACAATTTCGCCCACCAATTGGAATTAGAAGCGTCATGGGTTTTTATTGACACGCTCATAGAGGGTTTTATCAATAACGCCACGCCCTTGTATTCTTATAAAAGCCATAATCTCAACGAATTAGAATTTTTAAAACCACTCTATCAATAA
- the truA gene encoding tRNA pseudouridine(38-40) synthase TruA has product MRCFKATIAYDGAYFLGYAKQPNKLGVQDKIEGALNALGIKSVVVAAGRTDKGVHANNQALSFHAPKHWSADKLFYYLAPKLAPHIVLKKLEEKNFHARFDAQKRAYRYLLTKNLKTPFLAPYIACGDYGSLDLLNTALKQFTGKHDFSMFKKESGATTNPNRIIFNAFAYKTFIIGHECVVFKIIGDAFLRSSVRLIIQACVQYSLEKITLAEIEMQIHNLKATIRTPIMANGLYLHRVYY; this is encoded by the coding sequence ATGCGTTGCTTTAAGGCTACTATCGCTTATGATGGGGCGTATTTTTTAGGCTATGCCAAACAGCCTAACAAACTCGGCGTTCAGGATAAAATAGAGGGCGCTTTAAATGCGCTAGGGATTAAAAGCGTTGTGGTTGCGGCTGGGCGCACGGATAAAGGCGTGCATGCGAACAACCAAGCGCTGTCTTTTCACGCTCCAAAACACTGGAGCGCTGATAAATTATTTTATTATCTAGCCCCCAAACTCGCTCCGCACATTGTCTTAAAAAAACTAGAAGAAAAAAACTTCCATGCGCGTTTTGACGCTCAAAAAAGAGCGTATCGTTACCTTTTGACGAAGAATTTAAAAACGCCTTTTTTAGCGCCTTATATCGCTTGTGGGGATTATGGCTCACTAGATTTATTAAATACCGCTTTAAAGCAATTCACAGGCAAGCATGATTTTTCCATGTTTAAAAAAGAAAGCGGTGCTACAACCAATCCTAATCGCATCATTTTTAACGCTTTTGCTTATAAAACCTTTATCATAGGGCATGAGTGCGTGGTGTTTAAAATCATTGGCGATGCGTTTTTACGCTCCAGCGTGCGTTTGATCATTCAAGCATGCGTTCAATACTCCTTAGAAAAAATCACGCTCGCTGAAATTGAAATGCAAATCCATAATCTCAAAGCCACTATAAGAACGCCCATAATGGCTAATGGCTTGTATTTGCACAGGGTGTATTATTGA
- a CDS encoding LptF/LptG family permease translates to MIKHYLFMAVSQVFFSFFLVLFFISSIVLLISIASVTLVIKVSFLDLVQLFLYSLPGTIFFILPITFFAACALGLSRLSYDHELLVFFSLGVSPKTMTKAFVPLSLLVSAILLVFSLILIPTSKSAYYGFLRQKKDKIDINIRAGEFGQKLGDWLVYVDKAENNSYDNLVLFSNKSLSQESFILAQKGNINNQNGVFELNLYKGHAYFTQGDKMRKVDFEELHLRNKLKSFNSNDAAYLQGTDYLGYWKKAFGKNANKNQKRRFSQAILVSLFPLASVFLIPLFGIANPRFKTNWSYFYVLGAVGVYFLMVHVISTDLFLMTFFFPFIWAFGSYLLFRKFILKRY, encoded by the coding sequence ATGATTAAACACTATCTTTTCATGGCGGTTTCGCAGGTCTTTTTCTCTTTCTTTTTAGTGCTATTTTTTATCTCTTCTATCGTGCTATTAATCAGTATCGCAAGCGTAACGCTCGTGATTAAAGTGAGCTTTTTGGATCTAGTGCAACTCTTTTTGTATTCCTTACCAGGAACTATCTTTTTTATTTTGCCAATCACTTTTTTTGCGGCTTGCGCTTTAGGGCTTTCAAGGCTTAGCTATGACCATGAATTGTTAGTGTTTTTCTCTTTAGGGGTTTCGCCTAAAACAATGACTAAAGCGTTTGTGCCGCTAAGCCTTTTGGTGAGTGCGATTTTATTGGTGTTTTCGCTTATTTTAATCCCCACTTCTAAGAGCGCTTATTACGGGTTTTTGCGTCAAAAAAAAGACAAGATTGACATTAACATCAGAGCCGGTGAATTCGGGCAAAAATTAGGCGATTGGCTCGTGTATGTGGATAAGGCTGAGAACAATTCCTATGATAATTTAGTGCTTTTTTCCAATAAAAGCCTCTCTCAAGAAAGCTTCATTCTGGCCCAAAAAGGCAATATCAACAATCAAAACGGCGTGTTTGAATTGAATTTATACAAAGGGCATGCGTATTTCACTCAAGGCGATAAAATGCGTAAAGTTGATTTTGAAGAATTGCATTTGCGCAACAAGCTCAAGTCTTTCAATTCTAATGATGCGGCTTATTTGCAAGGCACGGATTATTTAGGTTATTGGAAAAAAGCCTTTGGTAAAAACGCTAATAAAAATCAAAAACGGCGTTTTTCTCAAGCGATTTTAGTTTCCTTATTCCCTTTAGCGAGCGTGTTTTTAATCCCCTTATTTGGCATCGCCAACCCACGATTCAAAACGAATTGGAGTTATTTCTATGTCCTTGGAGCGGTTGGGGTTTATTTTTTAATGGTGCATGTGATTTCTACGGATTTGTTTTTGATGACCTTTTTCTTCCCCTTTATTTGGGCGTTTGGCTCTTATTTGTTGTTTAGAAAATTCATTTTAAAGCGTTATTGA
- the pseC gene encoding UDP-4-amino-4,6-dideoxy-N-acetyl-beta-L-altrosamine transaminase, protein MKEFAYSEPCLDEEDKKAVLEVLNSKQLTQGKRSLLFEEALCEFLGVKHALVFNSATSALLTLYRNFSGFNADCNEIITTPISFVATANMLLESGYRPVFAEVKNDGNIDELALEKLINEKTKAIVSVDYAGKSVEIESIQELCNKHSLSFLSDSSHALGSEYQSKKVGGFALASVFSFHAIKPITTAEGGAVVTNNSELYEKMKSFRSHGMLKKDFFEGEVKSIGHNFRLNEIQSALGLSQLKKAPFLMQKREEAALTYDRIFKDNPYFTPLHPLLKHQSSNHLYPILMDQKFFTCKKLILESLHKRGILAQVHYKPIYQYQLYQQLFNTAPLKSAEDFYNAEISLPCHANLNLESVQNIAHSVLKTFEGFNRISSI, encoded by the coding sequence TTGAAAGAGTTTGCTTATAGCGAGCCTTGTTTAGATGAAGAAGATAAAAAGGCTGTTTTAGAGGTTTTAAATTCCAAACAGCTCACGCAAGGCAAACGCTCTCTTTTGTTTGAAGAAGCTTTGTGCGAGTTTCTGGGCGTTAAGCATGCGTTAGTGTTTAACAGCGCGACTTCAGCCCTTTTAACGCTTTATAGGAATTTTAGCGGATTTAACGCTGATTGTAATGAAATAATCACCACCCCCATAAGCTTTGTAGCGACGGCTAACATGCTCTTAGAGAGTGGTTATAGACCCGTGTTTGCTGAAGTCAAAAACGATGGCAATATAGATGAATTGGCCCTAGAAAAGCTCATTAACGAAAAAACCAAGGCCATAGTGAGCGTGGATTATGCCGGTAAAAGCGTGGAAATAGAAAGCATTCAAGAGCTTTGCAATAAACATTCTTTGAGTTTTCTTTCTGACAGCTCGCATGCTCTAGGAAGCGAGTATCAAAGCAAAAAAGTAGGAGGCTTTGCGTTAGCGAGCGTGTTTAGTTTCCATGCCATTAAGCCTATCACTACGGCTGAGGGGGGAGCGGTGGTTACTAATAATAGCGAATTGTATGAAAAAATGAAATCGTTTCGCTCTCATGGCATGCTCAAAAAAGATTTTTTTGAAGGCGAAGTCAAAAGCATAGGGCATAACTTCCGCTTGAATGAAATCCAAAGCGCTTTGGGTTTGAGCCAGCTTAAAAAAGCCCCCTTTTTAATGCAAAAAAGAGAAGAAGCCGCTCTAACCTATGATAGGATTTTTAAAGATAACCCTTATTTCACCCCTTTACACCCCTTGTTAAAACACCAAAGCTCTAACCACCTTTATCCTATTTTAATGGATCAAAAATTTTTTACATGCAAAAAACTCATTTTAGAAAGTTTGCACAAGCGTGGCATTTTAGCCCAAGTGCATTACAAACCCATTTACCAATACCAATTGTATCAACAGCTCTTCAATACAGCCCCATTAAAAAGTGCAGAAGATTTTTATAACGCTGAAATTTCCTTGCCTTGTCATGCGAATTTAAATTTAGAAAGCGTTCAAAACATCGCTCATAGCGTTTTAAAAACTTTTGAAGGTTTTAATAGAATAAGTTCCATTTAG
- the pcm gene encoding protein-L-isoaspartate O-methyltransferase codes for MNSIKNHLMCEEIHKRFHLHPKVREAMESIEREVFVPAPFKHFAYTLNALSMQAQQYISSPLTVAKMTQYLEIDHVDSVLEIGCGSGYQAAVLSQIFRRVFSVERIESLYLEARLRLKNLGLDNVHVKFADGNKGWDQYAPYDRILFSACAKNIPQALIDQLEEGGILVAPIQENNEQVIKRFVKQNNALRVQKVLEKCSFVPVVDGVQ; via the coding sequence TTGAATAGTATTAAAAACCATTTGATGTGTGAAGAAATCCACAAGCGTTTTCATTTGCACCCCAAAGTGAGAGAGGCTATGGAGAGCATTGAAAGAGAAGTTTTTGTGCCAGCCCCCTTTAAACATTTTGCCTACACTTTGAATGCGCTTTCTATGCAAGCGCAACAATACATCTCTTCGCCCCTAACCGTGGCCAAAATGACGCAATATTTAGAAATCGATCATGTGGATAGCGTGCTAGAAATTGGCTGCGGGAGCGGCTATCAAGCGGCGGTGCTGTCTCAAATTTTCAGGCGCGTTTTTAGCGTTGAAAGGATTGAAAGCCTGTATTTAGAAGCGCGTTTGCGCCTTAAAAATCTCGGTTTAGACAACGTTCATGTTAAATTCGCTGATGGGAACAAGGGCTGGGATCAATACGCCCCCTATGATAGGATTTTATTCTCTGCTTGCGCTAAAAATATCCCCCAAGCGCTTATTGATCAGCTTGAAGAAGGCGGGATATTAGTCGCACCCATTCAAGAAAATAACGAGCAAGTGATCAAACGCTTTGTGAAGCAAAATAACGCTTTGCGCGTCCAAAAAGTGTTAGAAAAATGCTCGTTCGTGCCTGTTGTAGATGGGGTGCAATAA
- the edd gene encoding phosphogluconate dehydratase, with amino-acid sequence MPKHSLEQIKEKITERSKKTRELYLENIFNPKNQPKIESLGCANIAHVTASMPEHLKMPLGSHKRKHFAIITAYNDMLSAHQPFKNYPDLIKKELQEHNAYASVASGVPAMCDGITQGYEGMELSLFSRDVIALSTAVGLSHNVFDGAFFLGVCDKIVPGLLIGALSFGNLASVFVPSGPMVSGIENYKKAKARQDFAMGKINREELLKVEMQSYHDVGTCTFYGTANSNQMMMEFMGLHVANSSFINPNNPLRKVLVEESAKRLASGKVLPLAKLIDEKSILNALIGLMATGGSTNHTLHLIAIARSCGVILNWDDFDAVSNLIPLLAKVYPNGSADVNAFEACGGLAFVIKELLKEGLLFEDVHTIMDTETQKGMQNYTKTPFLENDQLVYKDAVNHSLNTDILRPVSEPFAANGGLKILKGNLGRAVIKISAIKDEHRKVKARAIVFKTQSEFLERFKNKELERDFVAVLPFQGPKSNGMPELHKLTTNLGALQDMGYKVALVTDGRMSGASGKVPSAIHLSPEGALNGAIIKIKDGDWIELDAPNNALNVLEKDFEKRGINPLFLETLENLEKPTFGLGRELFTSLRLNVNTAEEGGMSFGIQGINIKV; translated from the coding sequence ATGCCTAAGCATTCTTTAGAACAAATCAAAGAAAAAATTACAGAGCGTAGCAAAAAAACCAGAGAGCTTTATTTAGAAAATATCTTTAACCCTAAAAACCAGCCCAAGATTGAGAGCTTGGGTTGCGCGAATATTGCGCATGTTACAGCGAGCATGCCAGAGCATTTAAAAATGCCTTTAGGTTCGCATAAAAGAAAGCATTTTGCGATTATCACGGCTTATAACGACATGCTTTCAGCCCACCAACCTTTTAAAAATTACCCTGATTTGATTAAAAAAGAGTTGCAAGAGCATAACGCTTATGCGAGCGTCGCCAGTGGCGTGCCAGCGATGTGTGATGGTATCACGCAGGGTTATGAGGGAATGGAATTGAGCTTATTCAGCAGAGATGTGATCGCATTAAGCACCGCCGTAGGGTTAAGCCATAATGTTTTTGACGGGGCGTTTTTTTTAGGCGTGTGCGATAAAATCGTGCCAGGCTTGCTCATAGGAGCGTTAAGCTTTGGGAATTTAGCGAGCGTGTTTGTGCCAAGCGGGCCTATGGTGAGCGGGATAGAAAATTATAAAAAAGCCAAAGCGCGCCAAGATTTTGCAATGGGAAAGATCAACAGAGAAGAGCTTTTAAAAGTGGAAATGCAAAGCTACCATGATGTGGGCACTTGCACTTTTTATGGCACGGCTAATTCCAATCAAATGATGATGGAGTTTATGGGGTTGCATGTGGCTAATTCTAGCTTTATCAACCCTAACAACCCCTTACGGAAGGTTTTAGTAGAAGAGAGCGCTAAAAGATTAGCGAGCGGGAAGGTTCTGCCTTTAGCCAAACTCATTGATGAAAAAAGCATTCTTAACGCTCTTATAGGCTTAATGGCAACCGGAGGTTCTACCAACCACACTTTGCATTTGATCGCTATTGCTAGATCGTGTGGGGTGATTCTCAATTGGGACGATTTTGACGCCGTTTCTAATCTCATACCCCTTTTAGCTAAAGTCTATCCTAACGGATCAGCGGATGTGAACGCTTTTGAAGCGTGTGGGGGCTTAGCGTTTGTGATCAAAGAATTGTTAAAAGAGGGGCTTTTATTTGAAGATGTGCATACGATTATGGATACAGAAACGCAAAAAGGCATGCAAAATTACACTAAAACCCCCTTTTTAGAAAACGACCAATTGGTGTATAAAGACGCTGTTAATCATAGCTTGAATACGGATATTTTACGCCCTGTTAGCGAGCCTTTTGCCGCTAATGGGGGGCTTAAAATTTTAAAGGGTAATTTAGGGCGGGCCGTGATTAAAATCTCAGCCATTAAAGATGAGCACAGGAAAGTCAAGGCCAGAGCGATTGTTTTTAAAACCCAAAGCGAATTTTTAGAACGCTTTAAAAATAAAGAATTAGAAAGGGACTTTGTGGCGGTCTTGCCTTTCCAAGGGCCTAAGTCTAATGGCATGCCAGAATTGCACAAACTCACCACAAATTTAGGGGCTTTGCAGGATATGGGCTATAAGGTTGCGCTAGTTACGGATGGGCGCATGAGCGGGGCGAGTGGGAAAGTGCCTAGCGCGATCCATTTAAGCCCTGAGGGAGCGTTAAATGGGGCGATCATTAAGATTAAAGATGGCGATTGGATAGAATTAGACGCTCCTAATAACGCCTTGAATGTGCTTGAAAAGGATTTTGAAAAGAGAGGCATCAACCCCTTGTTTTTAGAAACCTTAGAAAATTTAGAAAAGCCTACTTTTGGGCTGGGTAGGGAATTGTTTACAAGCTTGAGATTGAATGTTAATACGGCTGAAGAGGGCGGCATGAGTTTTGGCATACAAGGTATAAATATAAAGGTATAA
- the pgl gene encoding 6-phosphogluconolactonase — protein MGYQLFEFESLEDCHKALIEHFKEFFNAALKKHHQVSIAFSGGRSPISLLQKLSVLDLNWHECLISLVDERIIDTSHKDSNTKLLHDYLLQNNALKASFTPLLPKKISSDTNELLDFANQHFKQPHLAILGMGTDGHTASLFPETSAFLNKEKENIVLTKPANAPYERLSMSVNALENCEKLFLSISGVEKREVLEKALKENAPYSLPIARILHSQKVTTEVFYAKN, from the coding sequence ATGGGTTATCAATTGTTTGAATTTGAAAGTTTAGAAGATTGCCACAAGGCTTTAATAGAGCATTTTAAAGAATTTTTTAACGCCGCCTTAAAAAAGCATCATCAAGTTTCTATCGCTTTTTCTGGGGGCCGTTCGCCCATTAGCTTGTTGCAAAAATTGAGCGTCTTGGATCTCAATTGGCATGAGTGTTTAATCAGTTTGGTGGATGAACGCATTATAGACACAAGCCACAAGGATAGCAACACCAAATTATTGCATGATTACTTGTTGCAAAATAACGCCTTAAAAGCTTCTTTCACCCCGCTTTTGCCCAAAAAGATTTCTAGCGATACAAACGAACTTTTAGATTTTGCTAACCAGCATTTCAAACAGCCCCATTTAGCCATTTTGGGCATGGGGACTGATGGGCATACGGCTAGCCTTTTTCCTGAAACGAGCGCTTTTTTAAACAAAGAAAAAGAAAATATCGTTTTGACTAAGCCCGCTAACGCTCCTTATGAGCGCTTGAGCATGTCTGTTAACGCCTTAGAAAATTGCGAAAAACTTTTCTTAAGCATTAGTGGGGTAGAAAAAAGGGAGGTTTTAGAAAAAGCTTTAAAAGAAAACGCTCCCTATTCTCTGCCGATTGCTCGGATTTTACATTCTCAAAAAGTTACCACGGAGGTATTTTATGCCAAAAACTGA